The Candidatus Neomarinimicrobiota bacterium genome includes a region encoding these proteins:
- the gmk gene encoding guanylate kinase, with translation MSAGSLVVISAPSGVGKTTICRLLQAAHPDWRFSVSATTRPRRSNEVNGSDYTFISDEEFDAYLADGLFVEWEEVHGYRYGTLRASLQKAQEAGHPLLLDVDVRGGVNIKREYPKDTVAIFVVPPDEESHLQRLRQRGTENEASIQKRLSRMAEEMGYKDSYDHVVVNDDLERAVKEIETIIREKI, from the coding sequence TTAGTGCGCCATCGGGAGTTGGGAAGACCACCATTTGCCGATTGCTGCAGGCGGCGCACCCTGATTGGCGTTTTTCGGTGTCGGCCACCACCCGCCCCAGGCGCTCCAACGAGGTCAACGGCTCGGACTATACCTTCATCTCTGACGAGGAGTTCGACGCCTACCTGGCCGACGGCTTGTTTGTGGAGTGGGAGGAGGTGCATGGGTATCGCTACGGGACCCTTCGCGCGTCATTGCAGAAGGCCCAGGAAGCTGGACATCCGCTGCTCCTGGACGTCGATGTCAGGGGCGGGGTAAACATAAAGCGGGAGTACCCAAAAGACACCGTGGCCATTTTTGTCGTGCCGCCCGATGAGGAATCCCATCTTCAGCGGCTGCGGCAACGGGGCACCGAAAACGAGGCCAGCATCCAGAAGCGACTCTCGCGGATGGCCGAAGAGATGGGCTACAAAGACAGTTATGACCACGTGGTGGTCAACGATGACCTCGAGCGGGCGGTCAAAGAAATTGAAACAATCATCAGGGAGAAAATATGA
- a CDS encoding DNA-directed RNA polymerase subunit omega translates to MKVETLSFQEILKRVPDIFEAVVVAGQRAGQINGRRAAERVDYEIDEYEDDYPMMDEIDEDYEELDKAITLAMGDFMDDRLTWRYTTPDDDEATTPEK, encoded by the coding sequence ATGAAAGTAGAGACCTTGTCCTTCCAGGAAATTCTAAAGCGTGTCCCGGACATATTTGAGGCGGTTGTCGTGGCCGGTCAGCGTGCCGGGCAGATCAATGGCCGGCGGGCTGCAGAGCGCGTGGACTATGAGATCGATGAGTACGAAGACGATTATCCCATGATGGATGAGATTGACGAAGACTATGAGGAGCTGGACAAGGCCATCACGCTGGCCATGGGCGACTTCATGGATGACCGCCTGACGTGGCGCTATACGACCCCTGACGACGACGAGGCGACCACGCCCGAAAAATGA